TCCGCCGCCCCCGCACGACGACGACCGACGACGTCGGCCCCTCGAGGACCGTCCCGTCGTCGGAGAGGAAGACGACGTCACCGAAGCCCCGCTCCCGCGCGTGGCGGAGGGCGGACATGTTCGCCGCGTAGGACAGGGTCTTCGCCCCGATGAGCGCCCAGGGGGAGCGTTCGTCGAGGTCGATGCGGTAGCCCCGGTCGGCGGTCATCGCGTCGACCCCCTCCCGCCGGGCCCGCAGCACCGCGTCGGAGACGGGCAGGACCGTGATCCAGCCGGTGGGCCGCCCGGTCGACTCCCGGCCCCGCGAGTACACCCAGCGCAGCGCGGCCTCGCCGTCCCCCCACGTCCGGGCGGCGAGGTCCGTGGCCTCGAGCCACCGCCCCGCGTCCGGCGCGGGCAGGCCGAGGGTCGCCGCGCCCCGGCGGAAGCGGGCGAGGTGCCGGTCGACGTTCCGCACCGCGCCGTCGCGCAGCATCATCGTCTCGAAGACGCCGTCGCCCCGGACGGCGGCGAGGTCGTCGGCGTGGAGGAGGGGGACGTCGGGGTCGTGGAGGGTGCCGCCGCCGAGGACGTCGACGACGCAGCACCGGCTGCCGGTCTGAGGTGTCATGACCCCCGAGCCTAGACGGCGCTACGATGGGGTGCGTGACTGATCCTGAGAGTGCCGTCTCGCCCCTGCTGACCCACGTCGCCGGTGCATCCGCGCAGGACGGCACCGGTGTCGGCGGGGTGACCGCCCGGCACTACGGGGAACCGCTCGTCGAGCAGCTCCGCCTGGAGCGGGGGCCGGGGGTCGTCGACGGCTGGGACCGCACCGCCGTCCTCGTCACGGGCCCGGAGGCGGCGACGTGGCTGAACACCCTGACCTCGCAGAAGCTCGACGCCCTCGCGACCGGCGCCGCGACGTCCTCGCTCATCCTCGACATCCAGGGCCGGGTCCTCCACCACTTCGGTGTCTCGGCGCTGCCGGACGGTCTCCTCCTCGACACGCCGACCGCCGCCGCGGACGCGCTCGCCGGGTACCTGCGCTCGATGGTCTTCTGGGCGAAGGTCGAGGTCACCGTGCCGGACCTCACCCGCCTCACCGTCGTCGGGGCCCCGGGCACGCCCGGCCGGTGCGGGACCGGGTCCCCCGCCGACCCGGTCGTGCCGGGGGCGGTCGCGTGGACGAGCCGCCGGCTCGGGGGGTACGACGCCGTGGACGTGTGGGTCCCCCGGGACGGGGTGACGGCCGCGTGGGACGCCCTCACCGCCGCGGGCGTCCGCCCGACCGGGGCGCTGGCCGGGCGGGCGCTGCGGATCCGGGACCGGCTGCCGGTCCTCGGGGAGGACACGGACGACCGGGTGATCCCCCACGAGGTGCCCGCGTTCATGGGCCCGGGTGCGACGGGGCCGACGCGCCTCGCCGACGCCGCCGACGGCCCGTCGGACGGGGCGGTCCACCTCAACAAGGGCTGTTACCGCGGCCAGGAGACCGTGTCCCGGGTGCAGAACCTCGGCCGGCCGCCGCGGTCGCTCGTCATGATCCACCTCGACGGGACGGCGAACCGGCTGCCGGCCCCGGGGGAGCCGGTCGTCGGCGGGGGCCGGACGGTCGGGCGCGCGGGGGTCGCCGTGCACGACGCCGAGGAGGGGCCGGTCGTCCTCGCGCTCGTCAAGCGCGCGGTGCTCGACGCGCTCGCGGCGGGGACCGACGTGCCGCCGCTCACCGTCGACGGGGTGGACGCGGCGGTCGACCCGCGCGACCTCACGGTGGACGACTCCCCCCGGCCGGGCCGGGAGGCGGTCAGCCGGCTCCGGGGTGCGCCCCGCCGCTGACCACGGCGGACAGGCCCGCGGACAGCGGTTTCGGACAACCGGGGGTTGCTCCGCTATTGTGGTGGCAGGAAGAAACAGACAACGTCAGCACATGAGGGCGGCCCGAACTCCCCGGCTGCCCCGACGAACCAAGGGGGTCAGGCCATGGGTCGCGGCCGTGCCAAGGCAAAGCAAGCCAAGGTTGCTCGTCAGTTGAAGTACAACACTCCCGAGATGGACCTCGAGAGGCTCCAGCGCGAGCTCTCCTCCGAGCGGGAGTCCGCCTCGGCGGACGACTACGCCGAATGGGAGGACTGGGGCCCCGACGACGGGGGCCGCTGACCCTCACGCCCTGGGGTGCTCCCCCGTGAGCACGGCCCGGGGCTCGTCGTCGTTCTCCGCGAGGCGCACCTCGCCGAGACGCCAGCAGTCCACGTGCCGGGCGGTGAGCATCGCCTCGGCACGTTCGGCGTCGTCCTCCGCGACGACGGCCACCATCCCCACACCCATGTTGAAGGTCTTCTCCATCTCCTCCCGGCTCACCCGGCCGAGGGTGGCGATGGTGCGGAAGACCGGTCCCGGCGTCCACGTCCCCCGGTTGAGCTCGGCCGTGAGCCCCTCCGGGATGACGCGCGCGAGGTTCGCGGCGAGCCCGCCGCCCGTGACGTGCGCGTACGTGTGGACGGCGCACTCGTTCGCCAGCGCGAGGCAGTCGAGCGCGTAGATGCGCGTCGGCTCGAGCAGCTCCTCGCCGAGGGTGCGGCCGAAGTCGTTCATGTGCCCGTCGAGGGGCAGCCCCGCCGTCTCCAGCAGCACGTGCCGGGCCAGCGAGTAGCCGTTCGAGTGCAGGCCGGAGCTCGCCATCGCGAGGACGACGTCACCGCTGCGCACCCGGTCCGGGCCGAGGACCTTCGCCTCCTCGACGACGCCCACGGCCGTCGCCGAGACGTCGTACTCCCCCGGCTCCATGACCCCGGGGTGCTCCGCGGTCTCCCCGCCGAGCAGGGCGCAGCCCGCGTCGACGCACCCGGCCGAGATCCCGGAGACGATCTCCGCGATGTGCTCCGGCACGACCTTGCCGACGGCGATGTAGTCCTGGAGGAACAGCGGCTCGGCCCCGCACACGACGAGGTCGTCGACGACCATGGCGACGAGGTCCCGGCCGATCGTGTCGTGCCGGCCCACGGCCTGGGCGACGGCGAGCTTCGTGCCGACCCCGTCGGAGGCGGCGGCGAGGAGCGGTCGGTCGTACTCGCCGAGCGCGAAGAGCCCGGCGAACCCGCCGAGGCCGCCGCGGACCTCGGGGCGCGTGGCCTTCCCCGCGAGCGGGGCGAGGAGCTCGACGGCCCGGTCGCCGGCCTCGATGTCGACGCCGGCCGCCGCGTAGCTGGCGCCGGTCGGGCTGTCATTCTGGTCGGTTGCGCTGTCCATTACACACCTTCGTAGGTTCGGTCGGTTGTCTCTGCGGCGTCCTGCATCTCCCGCACCCGCTCCGCGTTCGGGTTCCCGGCGGGCATCCCCAGCGGGTACACCCCGTCGAAGCAGGCGCAGCACAGGTCGCTGCGGGGCTGGCGGGACGCCCGGACCATCGCGTCGACGGACACGTAGGCGAGCGAGTCCGCGCCGATGTCCTCGCACACGCGGGCGACGGCGTCGTCCTGCGCCACGGTGTTCGCGATGAGTTCGTCGGGCGAGGCGAAGTCGATGCCGTAGAAGCACGGCCACTTCACCGGCGGGGAGGCGATCCGCACGTGCACCTCGGCGGCGCCGGCGTCGCGGAGCATCCGGATGAGCGCGCGCTGGGTGTTGCCGCGGACGATCGAGTCGTCGACGACGATGAGGCGGCGCCCCTCGATGACCTCGCGCAACGGGTTGAGCTTGAGGCGGATGCCGAGCTGGCGGATCGTCTGCGACGGCTGGATGAACGTCCGGCCGACGTACGCGTTCTTCATGAGCCCCTGGGCGAAGGGGATGCGGGAGGCCTGGGCGAAGCCCACGGCGGCGGGCGTCCCGGACTCCGGGACGGGGATGACGAGGTCGCCGTCGGCGGGGGCCTCGGCGGCGAGGAGCCGGCCGATCTCCACGCGGGTGGCGTTGACGGACCGGCCCCGGATGACGGAGTCCGGCCGGGCGAGGTACACGTACTCGAAGACGCAGCCCTTGTGCCGGGTGCCGGCGAAGCGGCGGGACCGGACGCCGTCGGCGTCGATCGCGACGAGCTCCCCGGGCTCGATCTCCCGGACGAACTCCGCCCCGACGATGTCGAGCGCGCACGTCTCACTGGCGACGACCCAGCCGGCGCCGAGGCGGCCGAGGCACAGGGGCCGCACGCCGTGCGGGTCCCGCACCGCGTAGAGCGTCGACCCGTCGGTGAACGTCACGCAGAACGCGCCGTTGACGCGGGGGAAGAGGTCCATCGCCGCGTCCTCGACGGTGCGGGGCTCGCGCGTGTCGTGCGCGAGCAGGGCGCACATGACGTCCGAGTCCGAGGGCTGGGAGTGGGGGTCGACGAGACCCTTCTCCGCGGCCTCGTGCATGAGCTCGAGGTAGTTGACGAGGTTGCCGTTGTGGCCGAGGGCGATGTCCGTCCCGTCCGGTGCCATGCGGAACATCGGCTGGGCGTTCTCCCAGCACGCGCCCCCGGCGGTGGAGTACCGCGTGTGCCCGAGGGCGACGTGGCCCTTGAGGGCGTTGAGCGACTTCTCGTCGAAGATCTGGCTGACGAGCCCGAGGTCCTTGAAGACGACCGTCTGGTCCCCGTCGCCGACGGCGATGCCCGCGGCCTCCTGGCCGCGGTGCTGGAGAGCGTAGAGCCCGTAGTACGTCAGCTTCGCGACGTCCTCCCCGGGGGCCCAGACGCCGAAGACGCCGCACTCCTCGCGGGGATCGGTCTCCCCCCGGTCATCGTAGGGACCTGTCACTGCCGTGTCGGGACATTCAGCGTGTGCCACGACCGCCACCATACCCTGCACGCCGGTGGCCGCCCAAAGGAGTGCTAACGCAGGTCGACGACGGGCAGCCAACGGGCCACGTCGGCGGCGTGCGCGCCGGAGACCTCCGCGCCGGACCCGTCGAGGTCGACGAGCCCCGTCGCGAGGCGCAGCCACGTCAGCGGGTCGCACTGGATGACGTTCGGCGGGGTCCCCCGGCGGTGGACGGTCCCGGCGACGCACTGCACCGCGGCGAACGGCGGCACGCGGACCTCGACGCTGTGCCCGGGGGCGTCCTGCGCCAGGGCGGCCGTCGTCGTCCTGCAGGCGGCGGCGACCGCCTCCCGCGACGGGCGCTCCCCCTCCCCACGCACCCACTCCGCGACGGCGAGCACCGCCGACCGCACCTCCGCACCGTCCACTGTCCGCACCATGACGGGAAGTCTACGGCGTGACGTGACTAGCATGGTGCTGTTGTCGGGAACGGACACGGCACGGCCTCCGACCGCGCGTCCCACCGAGCGGAACACTGACGAGAACTGAACAGAAAGGTCACCCGTGGCAGAGGAGAACACCCGGAACCCAGAGACCGTGATGAGGTTCATGGCCTCCCCCACCGACGTCCTCATGCAGGGGGCGATGGGCGTCCACGGCGGACGCGTGCTGGAGTGGATCGACAAGGGCGCGTACGCGTGCGCCGTCGGCTGGTCGGGGGCGTACTGCGTCACCGCGTACGTCGGCCACATCCACTTCACCCGCCCGATCCCGTCGGGGCACGTCGTCGAGGTCCGCTCGCGGATCGCGTACACGGGGCGGTCGTCGATGCACATCGTCAACGAGGTGCTGTCGGCCGACCCCCGCCAGGGTGTGTTCACCCGGGCGTGCGACTGCCTCGTCATCTTCGTGGCGATGGACGAGAACCGGAAGTCCCTCGCCGTGCCGACGTACGAGCCGCGGACCGAGGAGGAGGTGCGGGTGCGGGACGCGGCCCTGTCCCGCATCCAGCTGCGCAAGGCCATCGAGGAGGAGATGCTCAAGCAGTCCTACACGGACGACTCGACGGCCCCGCGCATGGTCCACCGCTTCATGGCGAAGCCGACGGACGTGAACTGGGGCGGGAACGTCCACGGCGGCACGGCGATGGAGTGGATCGACGAGGCCGCCACCGCGTGCACGATGCAGTGGTCCGGGGAGCGCACGGTCGCCGTGTACGCCGGGGGCATCCGCTTCTACCGCCCGGTGCACATCGGGGACCTCGTGGAGGTCGAGGCGCGGCTCATCCGCACCGACGCCCGGTCGATGTCCGTGACGGTGCACCTGCGGGCGGGCTCGCCGCGCGACGGGGTGGGCAACCTCCCGGTCGCGATCCACGCGTCGACGACGTACGTCGCCGTGGACATCGACGGCCACCCGCTGACGGCCCGCCAGTTCGTGCCGCAGACCAACGAGGACCGTCGGCTCGAGGCCCACGCGGTGACGCTGCGGGAGCTGCGCTCCCACTACGAGCCGCAGCCGCTGGTCAAGCCCGCCGGGGGCGGGCTGCTCTAGCCGCGCCCCCGCCGACGGGGCGTCACTCCACGACGGAGTTGGCGCCGACCGCGTGGCTGAACAGCCGCGGGAGCGTGCCCTCCCACGCGGAGCGCAGCTCCGCCAGGGGCAGGGCGAACTCGACGCCGTCGCCGTCGCGGGACGCACGGTCGTCGAAGCCCCGGTCCGGGTCCGGCACGGCGTTCGTGCTGATCCGCAGCTCGGGCTCCCCGGTGGCGTCGACGGTGCCGGTGCGGCCGACCCACACCCCGTCGATGTGGTGCTCCCGCAGGGTGTCGAGCACGGCGTCGCGCCGGCCGGGGGTGACGGCGAGGAGCACGCGCGTCGCGGTCTCGGAGAACAGGCCGGTGAAGGCCTGCTCGCCCTCGGTGCCGGTGACGGAGCGGTCGAGCGCGAGCATGGGGTTCACGGTGAGCCCCTGCCCGGACTGGACGGCGAGTTCGACGAGCCCCTGCGACAGGCCGCCCTCGGAGAGGTCGTGGGCCGCGGCGACGGTGCCGCGCAGCGCGGACAAGGCCGCGGCGAGCCGCTTCTCGTCGTCGAGGTCGACCCCCGGGGGCATCCCGGCGAGCGTGTCGTGGGCGACCTGCTGCCAGATGCTGCCGCCGAGCTCGTCGCGGGTCAGCGCACCGGCGAGGACGAGGTCGAACTCCCCCGCGGGCACCTGCTGGGGGATGCGCGTGGCGACGTCGTCGATCGTCCCGAGCACCGCGATGACCGGCGTGGGCAGGATCGGCTCGTCCCCGGTCTGGTTGTAGAAGCTGACGTTGCCGCCGGTGACGGGGATGCCGAGCTCGGCGCAGCCGTCGGCGAGGCCGTGGACGGCGTTGCGGAACTGCCACATGACACCCGGGTCCTCGGGGGAGCCGAAGTTGAGGCAGTTGGACACCGCGACGGGCGTCGCCCCGGTCACGGCGACGTTGCGGTAGGCCTCGGCGAGGGCGAGCCGCGCGCCGGTCTCCGGGTCGAGCCGCGTGTAGCGGCCGGAGGCGTCGGTGGCGACGGCGATGCCGCGGCCGGTCTCCTCGTCGACGCGGAGCACGCCGGCGTCGGCGTCCTTCGCGAGGACGGTGTTGCCGCGCACGTAACGGTCGTACTGCTCGGTGATCGCCGCGCGCGAGCACAGCGCCGGGGAGGCGGCGAGGTCGAGCACGGTCCGCCGCAGGTCGTCCGCGGTGGCGGGCCGGTCGAGCGCGGGCTCGGCGTTGAGCGCGGCCTGGTCCGCGGGGACCTCCCACGGCCGGTCGTAGACGGGGCCGTCGTCGGCCATCGACCCGGGGGGTGCGTCGACGACGATCTCGCCCCGGTGCTCGATGACGAGGTTCGTGCCGCCGGTGACCTCGCCGATGTCGGAGGCGGTGACGTCCCAGCGGGCGCAGATCTCCATGAAGGCGTCGACGTTGTCCGGCGTGACGACGGCCATCATCCGCTCCTGCG
The sequence above is drawn from the Corynebacterium bovis DSM 20582 = CIP 54.80 genome and encodes:
- the purM gene encoding phosphoribosylformylglycinamidine cyclo-ligase; its protein translation is MDSATDQNDSPTGASYAAAGVDIEAGDRAVELLAPLAGKATRPEVRGGLGGFAGLFALGEYDRPLLAAASDGVGTKLAVAQAVGRHDTIGRDLVAMVVDDLVVCGAEPLFLQDYIAVGKVVPEHIAEIVSGISAGCVDAGCALLGGETAEHPGVMEPGEYDVSATAVGVVEEAKVLGPDRVRSGDVVLAMASSGLHSNGYSLARHVLLETAGLPLDGHMNDFGRTLGEELLEPTRIYALDCLALANECAVHTYAHVTGGGLAANLARVIPEGLTAELNRGTWTPGPVFRTIATLGRVSREEMEKTFNMGVGMVAVVAEDDAERAEAMLTARHVDCWRLGEVRLAENDDEPRAVLTGEHPRA
- a CDS encoding acyl-CoA thioesterase; this encodes MRFMASPTDVLMQGAMGVHGGRVLEWIDKGAYACAVGWSGAYCVTAYVGHIHFTRPIPSGHVVEVRSRIAYTGRSSMHIVNEVLSADPRQGVFTRACDCLVIFVAMDENRKSLAVPTYEPRTEEEVRVRDAALSRIQLRKAIEEEMLKQSYTDDSTAPRMVHRFMAKPTDVNWGGNVHGGTAMEWIDEAATACTMQWSGERTVAVYAGGIRFYRPVHIGDLVEVEARLIRTDARSMSVTVHLRAGSPRDGVGNLPVAIHASTTYVAVDIDGHPLTARQFVPQTNEDRRLEAHAVTLRELRSHYEPQPLVKPAGGGLL
- the purL gene encoding phosphoribosylformylglycinamidine synthase subunit PurL yields the protein MTDSTPFNDTVEAARTGGDVEQPYAELGLRDDEYRRIREILGRRPTDAELAMYSVMWSEHCSYKSSKVHLRYFGETTTDEMKRNLLAGIGENAGVIDVGDGNAVTFKVESHNHPSYVEPYQGAATGVGGIVRDIMAMGARPVAVMDQLRFGPADAPDTQRVLPGVVAGVGGYGNSLGLPNIGGETVFDASYAGNPLVNALCVGTLRSEDLKLAFASGEGNRVILFGSRTGLDGIGGVSVLASDTFEDGAERKLPAVQVGDPFAEKVLIECCLELYAADVVVGIQDLGGAGLSCATAELAAAGDGGMHVVLDNVHLRAEGMTAAEILSSESQERMMAVVTPDNVDAFMEICARWDVTASDIGEVTGGTNLVIEHRGEIVVDAPPGSMADDGPVYDRPWEVPADQAALNAEPALDRPATADDLRRTVLDLAASPALCSRAAITEQYDRYVRGNTVLAKDADAGVLRVDEETGRGIAVATDASGRYTRLDPETGARLALAEAYRNVAVTGATPVAVSNCLNFGSPEDPGVMWQFRNAVHGLADGCAELGIPVTGGNVSFYNQTGDEPILPTPVIAVLGTIDDVATRIPQQVPAGEFDLVLAGALTRDELGGSIWQQVAHDTLAGMPPGVDLDDEKRLAAALSALRGTVAAAHDLSEGGLSQGLVELAVQSGQGLTVNPMLALDRSVTGTEGEQAFTGLFSETATRVLLAVTPGRRDAVLDTLREHHIDGVWVGRTGTVDATGEPELRISTNAVPDPDRGFDDRASRDGDGVEFALPLAELRSAWEGTLPRLFSHAVGANSVVE
- a CDS encoding sterol carrier family protein, translating into MVRTVDGAEVRSAVLAVAEWVRGEGERPSREAVAAACRTTTAALAQDAPGHSVEVRVPPFAAVQCVAGTVHRRGTPPNVIQCDPLTWLRLATGLVDLDGSGAEVSGAHAADVARWLPVVDLR
- a CDS encoding aminodeoxychorismate lyase; translated protein: MTPQTGSRCCVVDVLGGGTLHDPDVPLLHADDLAAVRGDGVFETMMLRDGAVRNVDRHLARFRRGAATLGLPAPDAGRWLEATDLAARTWGDGEAALRWVYSRGRESTGRPTGWITVLPVSDAVLRARREGVDAMTADRGYRIDLDERSPWALIGAKTLSYAANMSALRHARERGFGDVVFLSDDGTVLEGPTSSVVVVRGRRMTTPPVGEGVLPGTTQAALFALAAGEGWEVDEEQLRVPDLLAADGVWLVSSVRGRARVRSLDGTVLPRPACADEVEALVDRAVLGG
- the purF gene encoding amidophosphoribosyltransferase, with protein sequence MVAVVAHAECPDTAVTGPYDDRGETDPREECGVFGVWAPGEDVAKLTYYGLYALQHRGQEAAGIAVGDGDQTVVFKDLGLVSQIFDEKSLNALKGHVALGHTRYSTAGGACWENAQPMFRMAPDGTDIALGHNGNLVNYLELMHEAAEKGLVDPHSQPSDSDVMCALLAHDTREPRTVEDAAMDLFPRVNGAFCVTFTDGSTLYAVRDPHGVRPLCLGRLGAGWVVASETCALDIVGAEFVREIEPGELVAIDADGVRSRRFAGTRHKGCVFEYVYLARPDSVIRGRSVNATRVEIGRLLAAEAPADGDLVIPVPESGTPAAVGFAQASRIPFAQGLMKNAYVGRTFIQPSQTIRQLGIRLKLNPLREVIEGRRLIVVDDSIVRGNTQRALIRMLRDAGAAEVHVRIASPPVKWPCFYGIDFASPDELIANTVAQDDAVARVCEDIGADSLAYVSVDAMVRASRQPRSDLCCACFDGVYPLGMPAGNPNAERVREMQDAAETTDRTYEGV
- a CDS encoding DUF3073 domain-containing protein gives rise to the protein MGRGRAKAKQAKVARQLKYNTPEMDLERLQRELSSERESASADDYAEWEDWGPDDGGR
- a CDS encoding CAF17-like 4Fe-4S cluster assembly/insertion protein YgfZ, producing MGCVTDPESAVSPLLTHVAGASAQDGTGVGGVTARHYGEPLVEQLRLERGPGVVDGWDRTAVLVTGPEAATWLNTLTSQKLDALATGAATSSLILDIQGRVLHHFGVSALPDGLLLDTPTAAADALAGYLRSMVFWAKVEVTVPDLTRLTVVGAPGTPGRCGTGSPADPVVPGAVAWTSRRLGGYDAVDVWVPRDGVTAAWDALTAAGVRPTGALAGRALRIRDRLPVLGEDTDDRVIPHEVPAFMGPGATGPTRLADAADGPSDGAVHLNKGCYRGQETVSRVQNLGRPPRSLVMIHLDGTANRLPAPGEPVVGGGRTVGRAGVAVHDAEEGPVVLALVKRAVLDALAAGTDVPPLTVDGVDAAVDPRDLTVDDSPRPGREAVSRLRGAPRR